Proteins from one Chitinophaga oryzae genomic window:
- a CDS encoding FtsW/RodA/SpoVE family cell cycle protein: MNGLLYRTKGDKVIWTIVIFLSLVSLLAVYSATGSLAYRERGGHTEYYLLKQLIVLGMGLVIIYFAHRVNYTIYSRVAQVGFLVSIPLLIYTLAFGSHINDASRWIRLPIINLTFQTSDVAKLAIFMYVSRQLSRRQHVINDFKKGFLPIIIPVGIICVLIMPANMSTALLLMASCMLLCFIGRVPVRFLAGMVAAGALAIVLMFAIAKISGMEMRTKTWEKRLDSFMNDDHTEVPYQVQQANIAIAGGGILGKGPGNSTQRNFLPHAYSDYIYATIIEEYGLVGAFLILAAYMLLLLRCIRIYKKCPYAFGAFLALGLSVTLVIQALTNMAVNVQLFPVTGLPLPLVSMGGSSVLFTSMAIGIILSVARNVEEMEGKQAEKERLERVMAANAENAAVA; this comes from the coding sequence ATGAACGGATTGCTCTATAGAACAAAAGGCGATAAGGTCATCTGGACGATAGTGATATTTCTATCGCTGGTGAGCCTGCTGGCCGTGTATAGCGCAACCGGCTCGCTCGCCTACCGCGAACGGGGCGGCCATACGGAGTACTATCTCCTGAAGCAGCTCATTGTACTCGGTATGGGCCTGGTGATCATCTACTTCGCACACCGGGTGAACTATACCATTTACTCGCGGGTGGCGCAGGTAGGCTTCCTGGTGTCGATACCGCTGCTCATTTATACGCTGGCTTTCGGTTCGCATATCAACGACGCCAGCAGATGGATAAGGCTGCCGATCATCAACCTGACCTTCCAGACATCGGACGTCGCCAAACTGGCCATCTTCATGTATGTCAGCCGGCAGTTGTCCAGAAGGCAGCATGTGATCAACGATTTCAAGAAAGGGTTTCTGCCCATCATCATACCAGTAGGCATTATCTGCGTACTCATTATGCCGGCCAATATGAGCACGGCTTTGCTGTTAATGGCCAGCTGCATGCTGCTCTGTTTCATTGGCAGGGTACCGGTGAGGTTCCTCGCCGGCATGGTGGCGGCAGGAGCGCTGGCGATCGTACTGATGTTTGCCATCGCCAAAATATCCGGTATGGAGATGCGTACCAAAACCTGGGAAAAGCGGCTGGACAGCTTCATGAATGACGATCATACAGAAGTGCCCTACCAGGTGCAACAGGCCAACATCGCCATCGCAGGCGGCGGTATTCTCGGGAAAGGCCCCGGCAACAGTACACAACGTAACTTTCTGCCACACGCCTACTCCGATTACATCTACGCCACCATCATCGAAGAATACGGACTGGTAGGCGCTTTCCTGATACTGGCGGCATATATGCTGTTGCTGCTGCGCTGCATCCGGATCTACAAAAAATGTCCGTATGCCTTCGGCGCCTTCCTGGCGCTGGGACTCAGCGTAACGCTGGTGATACAGGCGCTGACCAATATGGCGGTAAACGTACAGCTGTTCCCCGTTACAGGGTTGCCGCTGCCGCTGGTCAGCATGGGTGGTTCTTCCGTCCTTTTCACCAGCATGGCCATCGGGATTATCCTGAGCGTGGCCCGCAATGTGGAGGAAATGGAAGGTAAACAGGCAGAAAAAGAAAGACTGGAACGCGTCATGGCCGCCAATGCAGAAAACGCTGCGGTAGCTTAA
- the murD gene encoding UDP-N-acetylmuramoyl-L-alanine--D-glutamate ligase: protein MAHKLIILGAGESGIGAALLGKQQGYDVFVSEGGTIKDNYKQELAVNHIPFEEGHHSWDVILGADEIVKSPGIPEKTELMKKVREKGVAVISEIELAYRFSKGKKIIAITGSNGKSTTTALTYHIFKTAGLDVAMVGNIGVSYARQVATAPAEYYVIEISSFQLDDIVEFKPNVAILLNITPDHLDRYDYKMENYVASKFRIAMNQTKEDYFVYCMDDPEIMQHLAQQPIYSTLIPFTIMKPLKEGGSIANEQLQILVDGEPVIMSMYDLALKGKHNLYNSMAAAIAGRTMDIRKEKIRESLASFKSLEHRMEYVTTVKGVDFINDSKATNVNSVWFALESIEKPIVLIMGGVDKGNDYSAIRDLVKEKVKAIICMGVDNTPIIDALSKDTPVMISTSGMMDAVREAFAQATKGDVVMLSPACASFDLFKNYEDRGRKFKEAVKAL from the coding sequence ATGGCGCATAAACTCATCATATTAGGAGCAGGAGAAAGCGGGATAGGGGCAGCCTTGCTGGGCAAACAGCAGGGGTATGATGTTTTTGTGTCCGAAGGCGGCACTATCAAAGACAACTATAAACAGGAACTGGCGGTAAACCATATTCCTTTCGAAGAAGGCCATCACTCCTGGGATGTCATACTGGGCGCAGACGAAATCGTCAAAAGTCCGGGTATCCCTGAAAAAACAGAGCTGATGAAAAAAGTACGCGAAAAAGGCGTGGCTGTCATCTCCGAAATCGAACTGGCCTACCGTTTTTCAAAAGGTAAAAAGATTATTGCCATCACCGGCAGCAACGGCAAAAGCACCACCACCGCCCTCACCTACCATATTTTCAAAACGGCAGGACTGGACGTGGCCATGGTCGGCAACATTGGCGTTAGTTATGCCAGGCAGGTGGCAACCGCACCAGCGGAGTATTATGTGATTGAAATCAGCAGCTTTCAGCTGGATGACATCGTGGAATTCAAACCCAACGTAGCCATCCTGCTCAACATTACGCCTGATCACCTGGACCGGTACGACTACAAAATGGAAAATTATGTAGCCTCCAAGTTCAGGATTGCGATGAACCAGACAAAAGAAGACTATTTCGTCTACTGTATGGATGATCCCGAGATCATGCAGCATTTGGCGCAGCAACCCATTTATTCAACATTAATACCTTTTACCATCATGAAACCACTGAAAGAAGGCGGTTCTATCGCCAACGAGCAGTTGCAAATACTGGTTGACGGAGAGCCGGTCATCATGTCGATGTATGACCTGGCGCTAAAAGGGAAACACAATCTGTATAATTCGATGGCAGCAGCAATTGCAGGCAGAACCATGGATATTAGAAAGGAAAAAATCCGCGAAAGCCTGGCTTCCTTCAAAAGCCTCGAACACCGGATGGAATATGTGACAACCGTGAAAGGCGTGGATTTTATCAATGACAGCAAAGCTACCAATGTGAATTCCGTATGGTTTGCCCTCGAAAGCATCGAAAAGCCCATTGTACTGATCATGGGCGGTGTGGACAAAGGCAACGACTACTCCGCTATCCGCGACCTGGTGAAGGAAAAAGTAAAAGCCATTATTTGTATGGGGGTGGACAACACACCGATCATTGATGCGTTATCAAAAGATACGCCTGTCATGATCAGCACGTCCGGCATGATGGACGCGGTACGCGAAGCGTTCGCCCAGGCCACCAAAGGGGACGTGGTAATGCTCTCCCCCGCCTGCGCCAGCTTCGACCTGTTTAAAAATTACGAAGACAGGGGCCGGAAATTCAAAGAAGCGGTGAAAGCATTGTAA
- the mraY gene encoding phospho-N-acetylmuramoyl-pentapeptide-transferase, protein MLYYFLNYLKTEFKISIIGGGMFQFITFRVTMALLLSLVISLLLGKRIIKFLQRKQIGETIRELGLQGENTKKGTPTMGGLIILAAILIPTLLFAQVANVYIWLVLLCTIWLGLIGFLDDYIKVFKKNKEGLAGRFKILGQIGLGLIVGTTLYFNNDVVVSRELMNSGKLAPYERRLTNHPERVTRDGQRFVDVKTPITTIPFVKNHEFNYAKLISWIPGAEKYTFIVYILIVIFIITAVSNGANITDGLDGLATGVSGIIGICLGIFAYVSGNIQFAEYLNIMYIPNLGELSIFIAAFVGACVGFLWYNAYPAQVFMGDTGSLALGGIIAALAFIVRKELLIPIFCGVFLVENLSVMLQVSYFKYTKKKYGEGRRLLKMSPLHHHYQKLGYHESKISVRFWIVTIMCVAFAIATLKMR, encoded by the coding sequence ATGTTATATTATTTTTTAAATTACCTGAAAACAGAATTCAAGATCAGCATCATCGGTGGTGGTATGTTCCAGTTTATCACCTTCCGCGTGACGATGGCCCTGTTGCTGTCGCTGGTCATCTCCCTGTTGTTGGGTAAACGTATTATCAAATTCCTGCAGCGCAAACAAATCGGTGAAACGATCCGTGAGCTGGGCCTTCAGGGTGAAAACACCAAGAAGGGCACCCCCACCATGGGCGGCCTCATCATCCTCGCTGCCATCCTCATTCCCACCCTCCTGTTTGCACAGGTGGCCAATGTGTATATCTGGCTGGTACTGCTTTGTACCATCTGGCTGGGCCTCATCGGATTTCTGGACGATTACATCAAAGTATTCAAAAAGAACAAGGAAGGGCTGGCCGGCCGCTTTAAAATACTCGGACAGATAGGACTGGGCCTCATTGTAGGCACCACCCTGTATTTCAATAACGATGTGGTGGTATCACGCGAGCTGATGAACAGCGGCAAGCTGGCGCCCTACGAAAGACGCCTTACGAATCACCCGGAAAGAGTGACCCGAGACGGACAACGGTTTGTGGACGTGAAAACACCCATCACCACCATCCCGTTCGTCAAGAACCACGAATTCAACTACGCCAAGCTGATTTCCTGGATTCCCGGCGCAGAAAAATACACGTTCATCGTCTATATCCTGATCGTCATCTTTATCATCACCGCCGTGTCCAACGGCGCAAACATAACGGACGGACTGGACGGGCTGGCCACAGGGGTGTCGGGTATCATAGGAATATGTCTCGGCATTTTTGCTTATGTGTCCGGTAACATTCAGTTTGCGGAGTACCTCAATATCATGTACATCCCCAACCTGGGCGAACTGTCCATCTTCATTGCCGCCTTTGTGGGCGCCTGTGTGGGCTTCCTCTGGTACAACGCTTATCCGGCGCAGGTTTTCATGGGAGATACCGGCAGCCTGGCGCTGGGAGGTATCATCGCAGCGCTGGCGTTTATTGTGCGCAAAGAACTGCTGATACCCATCTTCTGCGGTGTGTTCCTGGTCGAAAACCTGTCAGTCATGCTGCAGGTGTCCTATTTCAAATACACCAAAAAGAAATACGGAGAAGGCCGGCGTTTACTGAAAATGTCACCGCTGCACCACCACTATCAGAAACTCGGATATCATGAAAGCAAAATATCCGTTCGCTTCTGGATCGTGACCATCATGTGTGTGGCATTTGCGATCGCGACACTGAAAATGAGATAA
- a CDS encoding UDP-N-acetylmuramoyl-L-alanyl-D-glutamate--2,6-diaminopimelate ligase has translation MKTLRDILYNVGIRAVHGNTDIPVNAPAIDSRSVGPGDAFIAVRGVHTDGHQYIDKAIAQGAAAIICETLPEVLLDTVTYVQADNSATASGIMAGNFYDNPSHKLQLVGVTGTNGKTTIATILFRLFSRLGYHCGLLSTVQNQIGDTVIPSTHTTPDPISLNALLARMVEEGCLYAFMEVSSHAIHQQRIAGLKFAGGIFSNITHDHLDYHKTFDEYIRVKKSFFDSLPASAFALTNLDDKRGMVMLQNTKARKATYSLRTLADFKGKILENNLTGLIMQVGDTEVHFRLIGEFNAYNLLAVYGAAVLLGQDKAAVLRTLSNTQGAEGRFEYIVSAHDQIIAIVDYAHTPDALKNVLATIKNLRKGHEQVITVVGCGGDRDTAKRPVMAAVAADSSDRVILTSDNPRSEDPDAIIREMEAGVPVHQKKRVISITDRREAIKTAVTLAGKEDIILVAGKGHEKYQEIKGVKHPFDDKQVLDEVMRLLDK, from the coding sequence ATGAAGACGCTGCGCGACATATTATACAATGTAGGCATCAGGGCCGTACACGGAAATACCGACATCCCCGTGAACGCACCCGCCATTGATTCCAGGTCCGTCGGGCCCGGCGACGCCTTCATTGCCGTGAGAGGAGTACACACCGATGGCCATCAGTATATCGATAAAGCCATCGCTCAAGGCGCCGCTGCCATCATCTGCGAAACCCTGCCGGAAGTGCTGCTCGACACGGTGACCTACGTACAGGCAGACAACAGCGCCACGGCAAGCGGTATCATGGCAGGCAACTTCTATGATAACCCTTCCCACAAACTGCAGCTGGTAGGCGTTACCGGCACCAACGGTAAAACCACCATCGCTACCATCCTGTTCCGTTTGTTCTCCCGGCTGGGCTACCACTGCGGACTGCTGTCCACTGTGCAAAACCAGATCGGCGATACCGTCATACCTTCTACCCATACCACCCCGGACCCCATCAGCCTCAACGCGCTGCTGGCACGGATGGTGGAAGAAGGATGCCTGTACGCCTTCATGGAAGTAAGCTCCCACGCCATCCACCAGCAACGGATCGCAGGACTGAAATTCGCCGGAGGCATCTTCAGCAATATCACCCATGATCACCTGGATTATCACAAAACATTTGATGAATACATCCGGGTCAAAAAATCGTTCTTTGACAGCCTGCCCGCTTCGGCTTTCGCCCTTACCAATCTCGACGATAAAAGAGGTATGGTAATGCTGCAAAACACCAAAGCCCGCAAGGCCACCTATAGCCTGCGTACACTGGCCGATTTCAAAGGAAAAATCCTGGAAAACAACCTCACCGGGCTGATCATGCAGGTAGGCGACACAGAAGTGCACTTCCGCCTGATCGGTGAGTTCAACGCCTACAACCTGCTGGCGGTATACGGCGCTGCTGTGTTGCTCGGACAGGACAAAGCCGCGGTGCTGCGCACCCTCAGCAATACGCAGGGTGCGGAAGGCCGCTTCGAATATATCGTGTCCGCACACGACCAGATCATCGCTATCGTGGACTACGCCCACACCCCCGATGCCCTGAAAAACGTGCTCGCTACCATCAAAAACCTGCGCAAAGGACATGAACAGGTCATCACAGTGGTAGGCTGCGGCGGCGACCGCGACACAGCGAAAAGACCGGTCATGGCGGCAGTAGCGGCCGACAGCAGCGACCGCGTGATCCTCACTTCCGATAATCCCCGCTCCGAAGATCCGGACGCGATTATCCGCGAAATGGAAGCCGGCGTGCCCGTGCACCAGAAAAAAAGAGTGATCTCCATTACCGACCGCAGGGAAGCGATTAAAACCGCCGTTACCCTCGCCGGAAAAGAAGACATCATCCTCGTGGCCGGAAAAGGACACGAGAAATACCAGGAAATCAAAGGGGTGAAACATCCCTTCGACGATAAACAAGTGCTGGATGAAGTAATGAGGCTGCTCGATAAATAA
- a CDS encoding penicillin-binding protein, translated as MDVKKDILWRVYLCLIGMALFGVAILVKVFYIQNVKGNYWRNMADSLHTGYVALDAERGTIYSEEGRMLSTSIPYFDIRIDFAADGLRDKKGKVFRENLDSLSLCLSQMFGDRSKAGYAQMLQEGYKTKDRYFLLKRNVPFNQYQQMRTFPMFRLGKNKGGMIAESKSKRINPFKLLANRTIGLPRENSQSVGLERTYNDYLKGVTGKRLMRRIAGGTYVPVEGYDIEPENGRDIVTTLDVNMQDIVETALMNMMVQNEATHGTCILMEVKTGKIKAIANLGRQPDGSYWEDMNYALQVGEPGSTFKLATVISVLEDKFATMNTMVNMDGGRWQVGRRTVFDSEPHPGPQNVTIKHAFELSSNVAMAKLAVQHYGRQPNKFVAHLKRLRMDQNTGIDLVGEGHPVIKTTSSKTWSNTSLPWMAFGYEVLISPLQTCMLYNAVANNGKMMKPYLVNSVQEYGQVVKQFEPTVLLDSICSNSTLKQVQAMLEGVAIDGTARKLRNPYYSFAAKTGTALVANGSRGYADKIYQSSFAGYFPANDPQYTCVVVIKNKPHALRFYGANVAGPVFREVADKLYAIAVEKQKPMQANVQLDTLLALKNGKGGEWKQILNTLQMPMNGTIANNSWVSPSVSNRKVSFQPLTHAKGAVPDVTGMGLKDALYLLENAGLRVVIKGAGKVKTQSLPGGAKIGNEQTIVIELS; from the coding sequence GCCTGATCGGCATGGCGCTCTTCGGCGTCGCCATCCTGGTCAAGGTCTTTTACATCCAGAATGTAAAAGGCAACTACTGGCGCAATATGGCCGACAGTCTGCATACCGGCTACGTAGCCCTCGACGCGGAAAGAGGCACCATCTATTCGGAGGAAGGCAGAATGCTGTCTACCTCTATCCCGTATTTTGACATACGGATAGACTTCGCCGCCGACGGCCTGCGGGATAAAAAAGGGAAAGTGTTCCGGGAAAATCTCGATTCCCTCTCCCTCTGCCTCTCCCAGATGTTCGGCGACCGCAGCAAAGCAGGATACGCACAAATGCTGCAGGAAGGTTACAAAACAAAGGACCGCTACTTTCTCCTGAAAAGAAACGTGCCCTTTAACCAGTACCAGCAAATGCGCACCTTCCCCATGTTCCGGCTCGGCAAAAACAAAGGCGGCATGATCGCGGAAAGCAAAAGCAAACGCATCAACCCCTTTAAACTCCTGGCCAACAGGACCATCGGGCTGCCCCGCGAAAATTCACAAAGCGTAGGCCTGGAAAGGACCTATAACGACTACCTGAAAGGGGTGACCGGCAAAAGGCTCATGCGCCGCATCGCCGGCGGAACATACGTTCCCGTGGAAGGATATGACATCGAACCGGAAAACGGCCGCGATATCGTTACTACCCTCGACGTAAACATGCAGGACATCGTGGAAACCGCCCTCATGAACATGATGGTGCAAAACGAAGCCACCCACGGCACCTGTATCCTGATGGAAGTGAAGACAGGTAAAATCAAAGCAATCGCCAACCTGGGCAGACAACCCGATGGCAGCTACTGGGAAGACATGAACTACGCACTGCAGGTAGGTGAACCAGGTTCCACTTTTAAACTGGCCACCGTCATCTCTGTGCTGGAAGATAAATTCGCCACCATGAACACCATGGTCAACATGGACGGCGGACGCTGGCAGGTAGGACGCAGAACGGTATTCGACTCCGAACCGCATCCCGGCCCCCAGAACGTGACCATCAAACACGCATTTGAGCTCAGCTCCAATGTGGCAATGGCTAAACTGGCCGTCCAACACTATGGCAGACAGCCCAACAAGTTCGTGGCCCACCTGAAAAGACTCAGAATGGACCAGAACACGGGCATCGACCTGGTGGGGGAAGGCCATCCGGTGATTAAAACCACCAGCTCCAAAACATGGAGCAACACTTCCCTACCCTGGATGGCATTCGGGTATGAAGTGCTGATAAGCCCGCTGCAAACCTGTATGCTATACAACGCAGTGGCCAACAACGGTAAAATGATGAAACCCTACCTCGTCAATTCCGTACAGGAATATGGCCAGGTAGTTAAACAGTTTGAGCCTACCGTACTGCTGGACAGCATCTGCTCCAACAGTACCCTGAAACAGGTACAGGCCATGCTCGAAGGAGTGGCAATAGACGGCACCGCCAGGAAACTGCGCAACCCCTATTACAGCTTCGCAGCTAAAACCGGTACCGCCCTGGTGGCCAACGGCAGCCGCGGTTATGCCGACAAGATCTACCAATCCTCATTTGCCGGGTACTTCCCCGCCAATGACCCGCAGTACACCTGCGTAGTGGTGATCAAAAACAAACCGCATGCCCTGCGCTTTTACGGCGCAAACGTGGCAGGACCTGTGTTCCGCGAAGTGGCTGATAAACTCTATGCCATCGCTGTGGAAAAACAGAAACCCATGCAGGCAAACGTACAACTGGACACCCTCCTGGCCCTGAAAAACGGAAAAGGCGGCGAATGGAAACAGATACTCAATACCCTGCAGATGCCCATGAACGGCACCATCGCCAATAACAGCTGGGTAAGTCCCAGCGTGAGCAACAGGAAAGTCAGCTTCCAGCCGCTCACGCACGCAAAAGGCGCCGTGCCCGACGTAACAGGCATGGGACTCAAAGATGCGCTGTACCTGCTCGAAAACGCAGGACTGCGCGTTGTCATAAAAGGCGCCGGCAAAGTGAAAACACAATCACTGCCCGGCGGCGCTAAAATTGGAAACGAACAAACGATCGTAATAGAACTGAGCTAG